A single region of the Cyanobacteria bacterium FACHB-DQ100 genome encodes:
- a CDS encoding AarF/ABC1/UbiB kinase family protein — protein sequence MLQTAVPPKSLRWQRQLSSPLARQVDISVSAAKLTFYLWWDRQIAKQSAHHRNRRAQWLVGTLLDLGPTFIKIGQSLSTRADLLPLEYVKALGQLQDRVPEFDSNQAISIIESELGYPLHLLYQEFDRAPIAAASLGQVHRARLHTGEEVVVKVQRPGLDQLFAMDFQIVGRLIRWIDRISPSARHYDVQAIHAEFSEILGREIDYIQEAMNADRFRHNFANHDRIVVPRIYPKYTTRRVLTMEYVPGIKVNDRQGLLAVGLDPREINHLGICAYLKQLLQDGFFQADPHPGNMAVSHDGKLIFYDFGMMAEVQPINRNQMVQTFFAVLKKDTDQVVSTLVDMGLVEPMADMTPVKRIVNVLVERFADKPVEMQAFKSLRNELYAVFEQQPFRLPARMTFIIKALTTLDGVARDLDPQYNLLSAAKPFVKSLATLPARQGSGVGELARQAKSFLAYQLTKPNPTQSAIERIETRLQEGEFRVQVDSLKHDRALKTLNLSVRALLYACISGFAGLTGAILLIGQISGGAVFAFAIAAVTGVFLLRSLIRLMLRDRVDRMLD from the coding sequence ATGTTACAAACTGCTGTCCCTCCCAAATCCCTACGCTGGCAACGGCAACTTTCTTCTCCACTGGCGCGACAAGTGGATATTTCCGTGTCGGCTGCAAAGTTGACGTTTTACCTGTGGTGGGATCGGCAGATTGCCAAGCAGTCCGCGCATCACCGCAATCGCCGCGCTCAGTGGCTGGTGGGGACGCTGTTAGATTTAGGACCCACCTTTATCAAAATTGGGCAGTCGCTCTCAACACGGGCAGACTTGCTGCCGTTGGAGTATGTCAAGGCATTGGGACAGCTTCAAGATCGAGTGCCTGAATTTGACTCAAACCAGGCGATCTCGATTATCGAATCCGAACTCGGTTATCCGTTGCACCTGCTGTATCAGGAGTTCGATCGCGCTCCGATCGCGGCTGCTAGTTTAGGACAAGTGCATCGGGCGCGACTGCATACCGGTGAAGAAGTCGTTGTTAAGGTACAGCGACCGGGCTTAGATCAGCTATTCGCGATGGACTTTCAGATTGTCGGGCGACTGATTCGCTGGATCGATCGCATCTCGCCCAGTGCGCGACACTATGACGTTCAGGCGATTCATGCAGAGTTTTCAGAAATTCTCGGTCGGGAAATCGACTACATTCAGGAGGCGATGAACGCTGATCGCTTTCGGCATAATTTTGCGAATCACGATCGCATTGTCGTTCCAAGGATTTATCCGAAGTACACGACTCGTCGCGTGTTAACGATGGAATATGTGCCGGGAATTAAGGTGAACGACCGTCAAGGGTTGCTTGCTGTTGGGCTTGATCCACGCGAGATTAACCATTTGGGCATTTGTGCCTACTTAAAACAATTGCTGCAAGATGGCTTTTTCCAAGCCGATCCGCATCCTGGCAATATGGCAGTGAGCCACGACGGCAAGCTGATCTTTTACGATTTCGGCATGATGGCGGAAGTGCAGCCGATTAATCGTAACCAGATGGTACAGACCTTTTTTGCTGTCTTGAAGAAAGATACGGATCAGGTGGTGAGTACCCTAGTCGATATGGGCTTGGTTGAGCCGATGGCAGATATGACCCCGGTGAAGCGGATTGTGAATGTGCTGGTCGAGCGCTTCGCGGATAAGCCCGTTGAAATGCAAGCCTTCAAGAGCTTACGCAATGAGCTTTACGCCGTGTTTGAGCAGCAGCCCTTCCGACTGCCTGCAAGAATGACTTTTATTATCAAGGCGTTGACTACGTTGGATGGGGTGGCGCGGGATCTTGATCCGCAATATAACTTGTTGTCTGCGGCAAAGCCGTTTGTGAAGAGTTTAGCGACGCTTCCAGCGCGGCAGGGGAGTGGGGTCGGTGAGTTAGCGCGGCAAGCGAAGAGTTTTCTAGCGTATCAATTGACTAAACCGAATCCAACTCAGAGCGCGATCGAGCGGATCGAAACCCGGCTTCAAGAAGGGGAATTCCGCGTTCAGGTCGATTCTCTGAAGCATGATCGCGCCTTGAAAACGCTTAATCTTTCGGTGAGAGCACTGCTCTATGCGTGTATTTCAGGATTTGCGGGATTGACTGGAGCCATTTTACTGATTGGTCAGATCAGCGGCGGCGCGGTTTTTGCGTTTGCAATCGCGGCAGTGACGGGAGTGTTTTTGCTCCGATCGCTGATTCGGTTGATGTTGCGCGATCGCGTCGATCGAATGCTGGATTAG
- a CDS encoding trypsin-like peptidase domain-containing protein: MIKRLLGYVSVLVLSLGWLLPAQAAPFGQGDNFVTAAIDKVEAAVVQVNVSRNLGGDVPGALRPFLGNPQAGSSSRVLRGLGSGFVIDQNGKILTNSHVVDNADTVTVSFQDGRVLEGKVLGKDPVTDVAVIQVQAENLPTVTLGNSDEVRQGQWAIAIGNPLGLQETVTVGVISGTERSSVDIGVPDKRVGFIQTDAAINPGNSGGPLLNANGDVIGINTAIIQGTQGLGFAIPINTAQNVAQQLIATGTVTHPYIGVQLVALDPNVRDFINRAPNSRMKVEDDRGILVVGVGRGTPAAKAGLKAGDVIQAVNDQPIQNVKTIQQLVDQAGVDGSLSVNVKRSDRTVALTISPEQLPAVEAQ, translated from the coding sequence ATGATCAAGCGACTTCTGGGATATGTCAGTGTGTTAGTGCTGAGTTTGGGATGGCTGCTGCCTGCTCAGGCGGCTCCGTTTGGGCAGGGCGATAACTTTGTCACAGCGGCGATCGATAAAGTTGAAGCGGCAGTGGTGCAGGTGAATGTGTCGCGCAACTTAGGCGGTGATGTGCCGGGTGCTTTAAGGCCGTTTTTGGGCAATCCGCAAGCCGGTTCTTCTTCAAGAGTGCTGCGGGGATTGGGATCAGGGTTTGTGATTGATCAAAACGGTAAGATTCTCACCAATTCGCACGTCGTTGATAATGCGGATACAGTCACCGTTTCATTTCAAGATGGACGCGTGCTAGAAGGCAAAGTGCTGGGTAAAGATCCGGTGACAGATGTAGCTGTGATTCAGGTGCAAGCTGAGAACTTACCTACGGTAACGCTGGGGAATTCTGATGAGGTACGGCAGGGACAATGGGCGATCGCGATCGGGAATCCATTGGGACTTCAAGAAACCGTAACGGTCGGGGTGATTAGCGGGACAGAGCGATCGAGCGTAGATATTGGTGTTCCCGATAAGCGGGTGGGATTCATCCAAACCGATGCAGCAATTAATCCAGGGAACTCCGGCGGGCCGCTGTTAAATGCAAACGGTGATGTAATTGGAATCAATACGGCAATCATTCAGGGTACACAAGGATTGGGATTTGCCATTCCGATTAACACAGCACAAAATGTAGCACAACAATTGATCGCAACAGGAACTGTGACGCATCCCTATATTGGAGTTCAGTTAGTTGCGCTTGATCCGAATGTAAGAGACTTTATTAATCGCGCTCCCAACAGTCGCATGAAGGTTGAGGACGATCGCGGAATTCTGGTGGTTGGGGTCGGTCGTGGAACGCCTGCGGCAAAGGCAGGACTCAAAGCGGGAGACGTGATTCAAGCTGTGAATGATCAACCGATTCAAAACGTAAAAACGATTCAGCAATTGGTCGATCAAGCAGGAGTCGATGGCAGTTTGAGTGTCAACGTGAAGCGGAGCGATCGCACAGTTGCATTGACGATTTCACCGGAGCAATTACCTGCGGTTGAGGCACAATAA
- the msrB gene encoding peptide-methionine (R)-S-oxide reductase MsrB, translating into MNTQNNSFEINKTEEEWKASLTPDQFRVLRKHGTERAGTSPLDKEYGKGTFSCAGCGTPLFSSETKFNSGTGWPSFYAPLENAIETTVDRSFFMTRVEVHCAKCGGHLGHVFEDGPRPTGQRYCMNGVALEFVPE; encoded by the coding sequence ATGAACACTCAAAACAATTCATTTGAAATCAACAAAACCGAAGAAGAATGGAAAGCTTCGCTCACCCCAGACCAGTTTCGAGTGTTACGCAAACACGGCACAGAACGAGCCGGAACTAGCCCACTCGATAAGGAATACGGCAAGGGTACTTTCTCCTGTGCAGGCTGTGGAACGCCATTATTCTCATCTGAAACTAAGTTCAATAGCGGTACAGGTTGGCCCAGCTTCTATGCACCCTTAGAAAACGCGATCGAGACCACAGTTGATCGATCGTTCTTCATGACTCGCGTTGAAGTTCACTGTGCTAAGTGCGGTGGGCATTTAGGTCATGTGTTTGAAGACGGCCCTCGTCCAACCGGACAGAGATATTGCATGAATGGTGTTGCTTTAGAATTCGTTCCAGAATAG
- a CDS encoding GAF domain-containing protein gives MQAKVSRSETVKSQEIVGQVMDVVNTTRRDEMIRIDSDRLASASTHSLETVSHSHAFQSALATVEATIGRKLVQALSRATQPDAVLSEVAALLGEAYGAQACLISIQSESLDRSLMAWFAHSQFTASQQKEIVSNSVILESATLERAGLLISDLTLSEIDYAARALPIRSVVSLPTRFQGRINGVVSLMWTQAHQWSDLEIDTLAQITDQVAIAISQILLQQKVAKQAQYQALLRRVTMAIQNSLDLPQVQQLALEGLAESLEIDRAFVLRAKFWDPRQSLRSNSNRVPKMRVMIDSEWRQPLDLEAETPLSQSFWVNDCGVCQAVLRSAAKSFVFRDVAAFPTATGEAAGVAAIFDPAKMPALLLVPLESKNRLLGFIAVQQSRSRNWLPEEIALVELLSAQISAAIIQTETLRQVESLVEERTAQLQQSLELQARLYEITRRQIEKLREMNQRMDEFISTLSHELRTPLTSMMLAIRMLRQATLTPERRDQYLNILEQQCAQETSLINDLLALQELETKQVAFQLQRVELPHAIEELSQSFNQRWAAKGLTLDVKLPARSPVFHTDLASFQRILLELLTNAGKYAEPNSTVGLEVTLEPGQQIKLSLSNTGSPISEEELPHIFDKFRRCQGMTQNAVPGTGLGLALVKSLVQHLNGTIEAISVAAPDSQSYETCFTIMLPQNLEIAGA, from the coding sequence ATGCAAGCAAAAGTTTCGCGATCGGAAACAGTAAAATCGCAGGAAATTGTGGGGCAGGTCATGGATGTTGTCAACACTACAAGAAGAGATGAGATGATTCGGATTGATTCGGATCGGCTTGCCTCAGCGTCTACCCATTCTCTCGAAACTGTGTCGCATTCTCATGCCTTTCAATCGGCTCTCGCCACAGTGGAAGCCACGATCGGACGAAAGCTAGTTCAGGCGCTCAGTCGTGCGACTCAGCCCGATGCCGTTTTATCTGAAGTAGCGGCGCTGTTAGGTGAAGCTTATGGCGCACAAGCTTGCTTGATTTCAATTCAGTCTGAATCTTTGGATCGATCGCTCATGGCTTGGTTTGCCCACTCGCAGTTCACAGCCAGCCAGCAGAAAGAGATTGTGTCAAACTCCGTAATCCTTGAATCTGCGACTCTAGAACGCGCAGGATTATTGATCTCCGACTTGACCCTGAGCGAAATTGATTACGCTGCAAGAGCGTTGCCAATTCGATCGGTAGTTAGTCTGCCGACTCGGTTTCAAGGGCGGATCAATGGTGTTGTGAGCTTGATGTGGACTCAGGCGCATCAGTGGAGCGATCTTGAGATTGACACCTTAGCTCAGATTACTGACCAGGTTGCGATCGCGATTTCACAAATTCTGCTGCAACAAAAAGTTGCAAAACAAGCGCAATATCAAGCGCTGCTCCGCCGAGTGACAATGGCAATTCAGAATTCTTTGGATCTGCCGCAAGTTCAGCAATTGGCGCTAGAAGGATTAGCCGAATCGCTTGAAATCGATCGAGCGTTTGTGCTGAGGGCGAAGTTTTGGGACCCACGGCAGAGTCTGCGATCGAACAGCAATCGAGTGCCGAAAATGCGCGTCATGATTGACAGCGAGTGGCGGCAGCCCCTGGACTTAGAAGCCGAGACACCGTTGAGCCAGTCGTTTTGGGTGAACGATTGCGGTGTTTGCCAAGCTGTACTGCGAAGTGCGGCAAAATCATTTGTGTTTAGAGATGTTGCAGCATTTCCGACCGCGACGGGAGAAGCGGCGGGCGTTGCCGCAATTTTCGATCCGGCAAAAATGCCTGCACTGCTGCTTGTACCTTTAGAAAGCAAAAACCGCTTGCTTGGATTTATTGCCGTTCAGCAGAGTCGATCGCGCAATTGGCTCCCGGAAGAGATTGCGCTGGTTGAACTCTTGAGCGCTCAAATTAGTGCAGCAATCATTCAGACCGAAACCCTACGTCAGGTAGAATCGCTGGTTGAAGAGCGAACGGCGCAGCTTCAGCAAAGTTTAGAGCTACAAGCGCGACTCTACGAAATTACCCGCAGACAAATCGAGAAGCTACGGGAAATGAATCAGCGGATGGACGAGTTCATCAGCACGCTCAGCCACGAGCTACGGACACCCTTAACGAGCATGATGCTGGCGATTCGGATGTTGCGGCAGGCGACGCTGACTCCTGAGCGACGCGATCAGTATCTCAATATTCTGGAGCAGCAGTGTGCTCAAGAAACTAGCTTGATCAACGATCTACTGGCGCTACAGGAACTAGAAACTAAACAGGTTGCCTTTCAGCTTCAGCGGGTCGAATTACCACACGCCATCGAGGAGTTGTCGCAGTCGTTTAATCAACGCTGGGCAGCAAAAGGATTGACGCTGGATGTGAAATTACCTGCTCGATCGCCTGTTTTTCATACGGATTTAGCCAGTTTTCAGCGAATTTTGCTGGAATTACTGACGAATGCAGGCAAATACGCCGAGCCGAATAGCACAGTTGGGCTAGAGGTGACGCTGGAGCCGGGTCAGCAAATTAAGCTCTCTCTATCAAATACGGGTTCGCCCATTTCCGAGGAAGAACTGCCGCACATCTTTGATAAATTTCGTCGGTGTCAGGGGATGACTCAAAACGCCGTGCCTGGAACTGGATTGGGACTAGCGCTGGTTAAAAGTCTAGTACAGCATCTCAATGGCACGATCGAGGCAATTAGCGTGGCGGCTCCAGACTCCCAATCTTACGAAACCTGCTTTACGATCATGCTGCCGCAGAATTTAGAAATTGCTGGAGCGTAG
- a CDS encoding DUF4935 domain-containing protein, translating to MSLILYVETNLILAIAKGQDPEATELLQDSLCESVRIGIPSICYMEALVAFEEDRQRRESFRKTLDQQLSEARRDKTAQGSEVLVSVLNDALVRYSNLLNDVEARFQVAVQAMSNRFEMVHLTPESLVSGLNERFLPEQKQRRDNLVLQCILHHARQHFTEQKVLLTNDAAFWKDEIFGQPNPAKQALLDAGVSQRFTRTKNFLGWLQQELKTE from the coding sequence TTGAGCTTGATTCTGTACGTTGAGACGAACTTAATTTTGGCGATTGCAAAAGGGCAAGATCCAGAGGCAACAGAACTGCTGCAAGATTCGCTGTGCGAGTCGGTAAGAATTGGCATTCCTAGTATTTGTTATATGGAAGCTTTGGTTGCTTTTGAAGAGGATCGACAAAGACGAGAAAGCTTTAGGAAAACACTGGATCAGCAATTGAGCGAGGCACGACGAGATAAAACAGCACAGGGTAGCGAAGTATTAGTGTCTGTTTTGAATGATGCCTTGGTGCGTTATAGCAATCTGCTGAATGATGTTGAAGCACGATTTCAGGTAGCCGTACAAGCGATGTCTAATCGATTTGAAATGGTGCATTTGACTCCTGAAAGTTTAGTCAGTGGACTGAATGAACGGTTTCTTCCAGAGCAGAAACAGCGTCGAGATAATTTAGTTTTGCAATGTATTCTGCACCATGCTCGACAACACTTCACTGAGCAAAAAGTCTTATTGACGAATGATGCAGCGTTCTGGAAGGATGAGATATTTGGTCAACCGAATCCTGCTAAGCAAGCACTATTAGACGCTGGAGTAAGTCAACGCTTTACAAGAACGAAGAACTTTCTGGGCTGGCTACAGCAAGAATTGAAGACTGAATGA
- a CDS encoding response regulator, with amino-acid sequence MLKRLRIGTKIGAAFGLGLSIFAAIGIASYSGTRELIATSRWVTHTYQVLGELEDILSLIVEAENGQRGYLLTGETPYLQPYNLAISTVQQRIGNVRQLTIDNPTQQQDIRQLAGLVDQRIELMKERIALRRARGLQAVIQDDSVRRGKPVTDQIRRIIDQMKVREQRLLDQRSRNANIAAQNTLDSIAIGMPLAFTLLAILGVLLNRHISTPLTQVSRSAERIADGDLSAQLPRLDRQDEVGILTRTLRQMVDSLRDSLQKSDRQTWLQTNLAEFSHLIQGERSLETVSRLMLSHLAPLVGSRHGAFYVMDTELSPPVLKLLSSYAYQERKQLSNQFHLGEGLVGQCALEKQRILLTDVPSDYIRIRSGLGDASPINVIVLPVLFENEVVAVLELASFQRFTEVQLTLLERLAQTIGVVLKAIASDAKTQQLLKESQALAEELRSQQEELYQSNRQLQDQTRALEESELRLQEQQEELKVSNEELQQLNEELEEKAELLAAQKREVEQKNGEIDQAMLALQEKAEQLEVSSRYKSEFLANMSHELRTPLNSLLILAKILSDNADQNLTDKQVEYSKTIYSSGNDLLTLINDILDLAKIESGTIAIDIEPLNLTDLQRSLDRTFRQIASSKELAFSIERDPQAPEVISTDSKRLQQILKNLLANAFKFTEQGSVTVRIGSTQDQKVFFAVQDTGIGIPREKQQLIFEAFQQVDGTTSRKFGGTGLGLSISRELAYRLGGFIEVTSEPDRGSTFTLYLPQTQDPIATTPETVTPPVSRPAPTLNLTSEVPDDRASIHGGDRVLLIIEDDVNFVKILTDIARRQGFKVLAALRSQSGLALAQQFKPRAILLDLHLPDMDGWAVLDRLKRDPELRHIPVHILSSDDQRQRGLQLGAIAYLQKPVSSDDLTQLFGEIQSFIDRRVKNLLIIEDDTVQAQSIIDLIGNGDVNSIAAYTAKDALSTLHSQQIDCVVMDLGLPDMSGFDLIEQIKQDDALSKIPIIIYTGKELTRPEETQLKRLAETIIIKDVRSPERLLDETALFLHRVQANLPQPKRQILEDLHQADSVLGNKRVLIIDDDMRNIFALTSLLERQQMEVFYAENGREGIETLQAHPDTNVVLMDIMMPEMDGYETTRAIREQPQFKSLPIIALTAKAMQGDREKCIEAGASDYITKPVDTEQLLSLLRVWLYR; translated from the coding sequence ATGTTGAAGCGCTTGCGAATTGGGACAAAGATCGGAGCGGCATTTGGACTCGGACTCTCCATTTTCGCAGCGATCGGAATTGCCTCATACAGTGGAACCCGTGAATTGATCGCAACCTCACGCTGGGTCACTCATACTTATCAGGTCTTAGGAGAACTCGAAGACATTCTATCCTTGATCGTTGAAGCTGAAAACGGACAGCGGGGATATTTATTAACTGGTGAAACACCGTATTTGCAGCCCTACAACCTCGCGATCAGTACGGTTCAGCAAAGGATTGGAAATGTTCGCCAGCTAACCATAGATAATCCTACTCAACAACAGGATATAAGGCAGTTAGCGGGTCTAGTTGATCAACGCATCGAACTGATGAAGGAGCGCATTGCCCTCAGACGAGCGCGAGGGCTGCAAGCAGTCATACAAGATGATAGTGTACGGCGCGGCAAGCCTGTTACCGATCAGATTCGACGAATCATCGATCAGATGAAAGTGCGAGAACAAAGGCTACTGGATCAGCGATCCAGAAATGCCAATATTGCCGCACAGAATACACTGGATAGCATTGCGATCGGGATGCCGCTTGCGTTTACGCTGCTGGCAATTTTGGGTGTTTTGCTCAATCGCCATATCTCAACCCCTTTAACCCAAGTTTCACGGAGTGCTGAAAGAATTGCTGACGGCGACTTATCAGCACAACTGCCCAGGCTGGATCGTCAAGACGAAGTTGGCATTCTAACGCGCACCTTGCGGCAAATGGTAGACAGTTTGCGCGATAGTTTGCAAAAGAGCGATCGCCAAACTTGGTTACAGACTAACTTAGCAGAATTTTCCCACTTGATTCAGGGAGAGCGGAGCTTAGAAACGGTGTCGCGATTGATGTTATCGCACCTTGCTCCGTTAGTGGGATCTCGGCATGGCGCATTTTACGTGATGGATACAGAACTATCGCCACCTGTACTCAAACTGTTAAGTAGCTATGCGTATCAAGAGCGCAAACAGCTATCGAATCAGTTTCACTTAGGCGAGGGATTAGTCGGACAATGTGCGCTAGAAAAGCAACGCATTCTTTTAACGGATGTTCCAAGCGATTACATTCGGATTCGATCGGGCTTAGGAGATGCAAGCCCAATCAATGTGATTGTTTTGCCCGTGCTGTTTGAAAACGAAGTCGTTGCGGTGCTCGAATTAGCATCATTTCAGCGATTCACAGAGGTTCAACTCACCTTATTAGAGCGATTAGCACAAACGATCGGGGTTGTGTTAAAAGCGATCGCATCGGATGCAAAAACGCAGCAGTTACTCAAAGAGTCACAAGCTTTGGCAGAAGAACTGCGAAGTCAGCAAGAAGAACTTTACCAAAGCAATCGACAGCTTCAGGATCAAACCCGTGCTCTAGAAGAATCAGAACTCCGTCTGCAAGAACAACAAGAGGAGCTAAAAGTCTCCAACGAAGAGCTACAGCAACTTAACGAGGAGCTTGAAGAAAAAGCAGAACTCTTAGCTGCACAAAAGCGCGAAGTTGAACAGAAAAACGGTGAGATTGATCAAGCGATGCTGGCACTGCAAGAAAAAGCAGAGCAGTTAGAAGTTTCATCCCGGTATAAGTCGGAGTTCTTGGCGAATATGTCGCATGAGTTGAGAACACCACTCAACAGTTTGCTGATTCTAGCAAAGATCCTCAGTGACAACGCAGACCAGAATTTAACCGACAAGCAGGTGGAATACAGCAAAACAATCTACTCTTCTGGTAATGACTTGCTGACGTTGATCAATGACATTCTCGACCTTGCCAAGATTGAATCGGGAACCATTGCGATCGACATTGAACCGCTTAACCTCACGGATCTGCAACGGAGTCTCGATCGCACCTTCCGCCAGATTGCCAGCAGTAAAGAACTCGCGTTCTCGATCGAGCGTGATCCTCAAGCACCAGAAGTCATCTCAACGGATAGCAAACGTCTTCAGCAGATTCTCAAGAATCTACTCGCCAATGCTTTCAAATTCACGGAACAAGGAAGCGTCACCGTTCGGATTGGTTCAACTCAGGATCAAAAAGTTTTTTTTGCAGTGCAGGATACCGGGATTGGCATTCCGCGTGAGAAGCAGCAGCTAATTTTTGAAGCATTTCAGCAGGTTGATGGCACAACAAGCCGTAAGTTTGGGGGGACAGGCTTAGGACTGTCGATTAGTCGAGAGTTAGCCTATCGACTGGGTGGCTTTATTGAAGTGACCAGTGAACCCGATCGCGGGAGTACCTTCACACTCTACCTTCCTCAAACTCAAGATCCAATTGCGACGACTCCAGAGACCGTTACTCCTCCGGTGTCTCGTCCTGCACCAACGCTCAATCTGACTTCAGAAGTTCCAGACGATCGTGCTTCGATTCACGGGGGAGATCGTGTGCTACTGATCATCGAAGACGATGTGAACTTCGTTAAAATTCTCACAGATATTGCACGACGGCAGGGCTTTAAGGTACTTGCAGCCTTGAGGAGTCAATCGGGATTGGCGCTGGCACAACAATTCAAACCGCGTGCAATTCTACTAGATTTACATTTGCCCGATATGGACGGCTGGGCAGTCCTCGATCGCTTAAAGCGTGATCCAGAACTGCGTCATATTCCGGTTCACATTCTATCGAGCGACGACCAGCGCCAACGCGGATTGCAATTGGGCGCGATCGCTTATCTGCAAAAGCCTGTTTCTTCTGACGACTTAACTCAATTGTTCGGTGAGATTCAAAGCTTTATCGATCGGCGCGTTAAAAACTTGCTAATCATTGAAGATGACACCGTACAAGCTCAAAGCATCATTGATCTGATTGGCAACGGAGATGTCAATAGCATTGCTGCTTACACAGCAAAAGATGCGTTATCAACATTACACTCACAGCAAATTGACTGTGTTGTAATGGATTTGGGACTCCCGGATATGAGCGGTTTCGATCTCATCGAACAGATCAAGCAAGACGATGCTTTATCTAAAATTCCCATCATCATCTACACCGGCAAAGAACTAACCCGCCCAGAAGAGACGCAGCTAAAACGCCTTGCAGAGACAATCATCATCAAAGATGTACGATCGCCCGAACGCTTACTTGATGAAACTGCACTGTTTCTCCACCGTGTGCAAGCGAACCTACCGCAGCCCAAACGCCAAATCCTCGAAGACCTGCATCAAGCCGATTCTGTCTTAGGAAACAAGAGAGTCTTGATTATCGATGATGATATGCGGAACATTTTTGCGTTGACAAGCTTGCTAGAGCGTCAGCAGATGGAAGTGTTCTACGCTGAGAATGGGCGCGAAGGCATTGAAACGCTGCAAGCCCATCCCGATACAAATGTCGTTCTGATGGATATTATGATGCCAGAAATGGATGGTTATGAGACAACCCGCGCCATTCGAGAACAACCGCAATTTAAATCCCTGCCGATCATTGCGCTCACTGCAAAAGCAATGCAGGGCGATCGAGAAAAATGTATCGAAGCAGGCGCATCTGATTACATTACGAAGCCTGTTGATACTGAGCAATTATTGTCATTGCTGCGCGTTTGGCTTTATCGTTGA